The stretch of DNA CCCCCTTAGTTAGCGGGTAATAACCTACTATCACTATAATGATGGGATCTGAAGTAGCTCTCTTAAGATTACAATGTATGAATCAGTAGGCAAGTCTCTAATGAGAGAGAGATAAAGCCTTGGAGGCAtgtgagagagagggagagagccTTTTGGGCGTGTAgcaaagagagagaaaagaagattAAGATTTCAGACTTAGAGTTGAGAGCTTAGGGAGCTTAGAGGCTTAATGACTTAAGGTTTTAGAGATAGGCTAATGCTCTTCTTATAGTAGAGATTACATGCCTAATATTCTTAGAAATAGGTAAATAAAgcattatttacataattaattaattaataaaatacaaatgactaaattgcctcttgaaaatatatatttttcttctatttcCGTAGGTTGTTAAGGCCCAGTCCATTGCTTGACTTGCTGTCCACGAATGAAGGCTGCACATTAATGTCCTCCTAGGCAAAAGTTGGTCAGCCATGCACCTGCAAGATGCAGGCTGGCTGGCCATACAATGTCTGCAGGTTGAGGTCTGGCGGGCCATGTGCCTTCTAGGGTCTGACCAGCCATGCTCCTATTAGGGTCTGGCAGGTCATGTTCCTGCCAGCTTTGTCCAGAGTCGGTCAAGTCCTTGCATGTGTTGGCTAGTCTTAGTAGGTGATGGCCAACCTTTGTGATGGCCAACCTTGGTGAGTTGAGACCAGCCTTTGTAGGTGGAGGCCAACCTTTGTACACCTTTTCCTTGCAGAGGTCAGGCTTCGTTGGTCGATCGGACCCTCCCTTGGTCTGAAAGTCACATTTTGACTGGCCAACTTGTGCTCAAACCCTGGCCAGCCTATAGACTCCCCTTGGTCAGCCAGACATGGTGGTACAGCTCCTTAACAACTCGTTTAACTTCTTTCGCTTGTTGCTTGACGGTTTTGCCATACCTTGTAAGGAGACTTTATCTTGCTATTGGCAAAATTATATTCCACATGTACTTTATCTTGACTTACGTGAACATACCATATCAGTGGACAAATTTGAGATAACAGATATGATATATAAACTTGATGGATAAAATGTAGATGGACAATATGAGATATGAAATGGTCttatctataaaaaaaaaaaaaaaaacaaaaatagccATTAGAAATATAGTCGTTGTAAATATAACCGTTAAAAATATAGTTGTGAATATAGCAATTGTAAATGTAGACGAGCCGTTAAAAATATAACTGTTgtaaatatagttgttacaaatattaattttgaagtaatataattaattgataaactaatttatatttgatattataaattttaaataaaatattaaattataaatgtaaGCTAAAGTAGAGTGGTTGAAGTGAGATGAAAAAATATGATTCTCTAATTAAAATAGCTAAAGAGTAACTAAAATTAGAGAGCATAATTGGATATGCTTACATTActttttagggtaaataccattttggaccctctgttttacaaaagttaccaattggaccctgtgttttgttaaatgacaaaatggaccctgtattttctaaaatagtacaaataggaccctgaattaattttttgtcaaaataaagtttaattataatccgatctaaaagtgttatgacaaaactgtttacattttttttgtatctgttcgtattaagcattgtcttcaagtcagttatattaaaaaaaagttgttaaaaattaagctcagggtcttatttttactattttagaaaatacagggtccattttgtcatttaacaaaacacaggatcCAATCTGTagcttttgcaaaatacagggtccaaaatggtatttaccctactTTTTATCATTTtgcataataaaattaataatctttttaatgaaattctttttaatgaaaataataaattttacatcaagTTTTACAATTATACCTTAGATCACTATTAAAAATTGATACAAATACATCACAAAATTATTCTTGGCCAAATTCAacacaatttttaaaaccttCCATTCAAGATGGTCTAGCAATTCGTTATAACCCAATGCAAATTTCATTTCATATGTTGGTGTGCTTGACAAACTAGTTTTTTGCCACTATTTTTTAGATATATTTCTTAAAGTACAAATTTTTGGAGGCAAAATAGTATAtaattcagcaaaaaaaaaaaaaaaaaattggggtaTTTACTATAACTACTCCAATTATTTTCATTCAAATAAATTACTTTGACAAAGCAGTCATTTGAGGAACTGCAGCTATATATTCATGGTATTAGTCATAGTTAAAGACTTGGACTGATATAAAGTTCAAAAAGAGGAAAATAATAGTAGTAATATAATAGTAGTAGTATGTTGACCTACAATTGTACTAATGTGGTGGCCAGGACCACAGGTGTCCCTAACATTTTTCAGAAAAGAAAGCAGAGACAGGTTTCATTCGGTTGACAATCCAATTTGTTCTCTGAGAGTTTGGTAAATGGTCTCAACAAGATTGAGTAGGAACCCATCTGAGCCATGCTTTGCCAATAAGGAAACTGACACAGGAAGGCTATCATACTTCCCAAGTGGTATGCTCACCTATATTAGGTACAGAAATGAATTCCCATGAAATTCCATGATTGGGATTGGGAAAAAGTTGTTAAGTGTTTAACATGTTAGACATTTGATTACTTGAAGAGAAAGTAACAAGAAAAAGTGAGAAAGAAAACCTGGCATAACCCGGATACTCCAGCTATGGATAGCAAGCTAAACGCTCTTGCACGAAACACTTCAAGAGTGCTTGCAGGTGTCTGTAGTTTTGGTGGTGGTCCGGGAAGTGTAGGAATGGCAAGGACACCAAAATCCTGGTGGTAATCCAAATCAGATAAATTAGATTCATGGCCAATGGCCTTGGTAGAAAGGTCTGTTTATTCCATATTATTGgtcaaaataaattacaagATCAATGCTACTTAATTTTCTAAGCATAAGATTGTCAAAAATAAGTTCAGGAGTGAGAttgttgttctttttttttttttgctgaattCAGGAGTGAGATTGTTAGTGTTCCAAAGTGTACACGCAGAGCTCTGGCTTATTTTAAAgctgagagagaaagagagtacCCCAAGAAGTTCAGTAAGAGCTGCACGTATTTCGGTCTTCACAGAGACACAGGCATCGATGTTTTCATCTGTTGCCTCAAGAGCTTCACATACACGTTCTGATATCCCAGGACCTAAATCAGGCTTGACAGCTTTGACCCATTCACCATGGTTGCTCTTGAATTCATACCTAAATAGACAAGATTTTGCTTAGAAAAGTACTGAAGTTAAAAGTAATCACTAAAGTCAATGGAATCCAGTATAACAATCTACACCTTTGAAGCAAACGCATTGCGCTTGATAAGGCCGCCAaagatggaatgttgtactcttgttctTCTACATTTACTTTACTAACAAAACTTTTCAAGCTCGGAACATTTTCCATGACATAGTTCCCAAGGTTAGCATATTTTAAGAGATGGCCTGCGTTGGTAAATGTAAATGACATCTCACTCTAAGAAAGTTTTTAGATAAAGAATATCCATACCTATATCACCTTTCTAATGACCCAACCTTAATACCTTATCATAGCATATAATTTCCATTTTACATATAAACAAACCTATTGTTTCTCTAACTATGTTAGCCACTCTAAACAGCTGAGTTGTATAAGCAGAAAGTAGAGGGATTAAATAGACTTGTCAATATCGACGACAAACAAAACTGAAATTGCATCTGATAACTTACCCCCAAATAACTTTTCTACTGATTTAGCTAGACCTTCTACGATTAGATTGCCTGGAGTAGTTGAAAGCTGGAAACAGTCTTCTGCAATGATCAACTGAGAGGGTCTGATAGGATCTACTTGTGGCAATTGCAGTAGTACACGTCCAACTCTATTCAAAAGCTCATGATCCCTAGCAAACCATCCTAAACCAGAAGTTGTGTCATAAATAGCTCAAAGAATTGTTCATTTTCATTGcatatgaaaaataaagaaatcatCCAGACTGGGTTGTACATTGCAGGTAAAATTAGAGCATAGTTTAGTTCCTTACCAACTGTATCAAAACTTTGTGCCATAGGGATAACCCCAGAAGTAGAAATGATATCATGAGAAGGTCTAAACCCAAAAATTCCACAATAAGATGCAGGGACTCTTACACTTCCTCCGGTATCAGTTCCTGTGATTTAGATAAATTTTGATCCAAATATATACTATTAAAAAATCCTATATTAATCAAGAAAAATAGTTAGTAGGAAAGAATAATCCACCTAAGGAGAAGTCTACAAGGCCTGCACCAACTGCAACAGCAGATCCACTAGAAGATCCTCCAGGCACTCTATCCGGTGCACTTGGATTTCTTGGAGTTCCATAATGCTTGTTTTCTCCATTTATACTGCCAAAATATATGAGCATGACATTGTGTGAAACAATATACCACAGCAATGTTCTACACTTCAACATAACAATATACTAACCtcacaaaacaaaataataaataaataaacaatatacTAACCTGTATGCCATTTCATCCATGACAGTTTTACCAACACATTTGGCTCCAGCTCGTAAGATAGCCAAAACTGCTGGAGCTGTTGAAGTGGCAGGTGAGTGAGTCCTTGCCCAATCAGGATTTCCAAATCCAGTTACAAATCCATCAATATCAAATCTGCTTTCAAGCTCCAAGTTGAAGAATCAAACAATAAGAATTACGCAGCCAAAAGCCCATTTGAAAATAGATACATACTACACATATAAATCCCTTCAGAGTCAAAAGAATGCAGATGAAACTGAAACCCAGTACAGCAGTACTTGAATTTTATGTACACAACCGTACACATCATCAGATTAGACAAAAACGTAAGAACTACTAGTAGTGAGGGACTCACATGTCTTTGACAGCAAAAGTGAGGGCATGGAGGGGAAGTTGAATATCTGAAGAGGCTGGTTgcagaataattttttccatgaaagcTCCATTATCGGAGTCTGTAGCCATGTCTATCACTGCCACCGGAGTAAAAGCTTATCAACACGT from Cannabis sativa cultivar Pink pepper isolate KNU-18-1 chromosome 2, ASM2916894v1, whole genome shotgun sequence encodes:
- the LOC115719677 gene encoding amidase 1 isoform X2 — encoded protein: MATDSDNGAFMEKIILQPASSDIQLPLHALTFAVKDIFDIDGFVTGFGNPDWARTHSPATSTAPAVLAILRAGAKCVGKTVMDEMAYSINGENKHYGTPRNPSAPDRVPGGSSSGSAVAVGAGLVDFSLGTDTGGSVRVPASYCGIFGFRPSHDIISTSGVIPMAQSFDTVGWFARDHELLNRVGRVLLQLPQVDPIRPSQLIIAEDCFQLSTTPGNLIVEGLAKSVEKLFGGHLLKYANLGNYVMENVPSLKSFVSKVNVEEQEYNIPSLAALSSAMRLLQRYEFKSNHGEWVKAVKPDLGPGISERVCEALEATDENIDACVSVKTEIRAALTELLGDFGVLAIPTLPGPPPKLQTPASTLEVFRARAFSLLSIAGVSGLCQVSIPLGKYDSLPVSVSLLAKHGSDGFLLNLVETIYQTLREQIGLSTE
- the LOC115719677 gene encoding amidase 1 isoform X1 — translated: MATDSDNGAFMEKIILQPASSDIQLPLHALTFAVKDIRFDIDGFVTGFGNPDWARTHSPATSTAPAVLAILRAGAKCVGKTVMDEMAYSINGENKHYGTPRNPSAPDRVPGGSSSGSAVAVGAGLVDFSLGTDTGGSVRVPASYCGIFGFRPSHDIISTSGVIPMAQSFDTVGWFARDHELLNRVGRVLLQLPQVDPIRPSQLIIAEDCFQLSTTPGNLIVEGLAKSVEKLFGGHLLKYANLGNYVMENVPSLKSFVSKVNVEEQEYNIPSLAALSSAMRLLQRYEFKSNHGEWVKAVKPDLGPGISERVCEALEATDENIDACVSVKTEIRAALTELLGDFGVLAIPTLPGPPPKLQTPASTLEVFRARAFSLLSIAGVSGLCQVSIPLGKYDSLPVSVSLLAKHGSDGFLLNLVETIYQTLREQIGLSTE